GAGCACCGGCTCCGGGTCGGCCAGTACCGCGGCGAGGTGCTGGAGGTTGGCGATCTCGGCGAGCACCGCCTGCTGCTGCTCGTTGCGGACCGCGTCCTTGGCGGTCTCCTGGCCGACACCGGGCTCGACCTGGTCCCCCGGGCCGAGCTCCCGCAGCCGGCGGCGCAGCGCGGGATAGCCGTCGAAGCCCAGCGCCACGGCGAAGCGGGTCACCGAGGGCTGGCTGACGCCCGCCAGCTCGGCGACCTCGACACTGGAGAGGAAGGGCGCGTCGGCCGCGTTGCGCACCAGGCAGTGGGCGATCCGCCGCTGAGTGGGCGTCAGCCGGTGTCCGTCGAACAGGCCGAGCAGCCTGCCGGACGGGCCGGGCGTCACGCCCTCGCCCACGGCGGACGGTGTCTCCTCGCTCACGGACACCCTGCCTTTCGCATTGCTGGAGCCGCAGCCCGGGATGATCGGGGACCGGCCTGGTTCCCGACTCTGCATGAACCCATACAACGTCGGCAAGTGCCTTCTCGTTCACCGGACAGCCACCTGCGGTTCCGGCGGCGCCCGGTAGGTGGAACCGGACCCGGAGCCGTCCCTGAGCCGGACCCTGAACTCTCCCCGAGTCGGCCCCGGCAGGCTGTGGACGCCCCCCGCCGGTCCCTACGCTCGTAGCCATGCAGCAGTACGGGGACAGTGAACTCAAGAGCGACCTGAAGGCCACGGTGCGGACCGCCCAGGAGTTGGGACCTGACTACGAGTCGGATCTCATCGACGGCTTCCTCCAGCGCCTCGACAGCCGGCTCGACGCCCAGGTGACCACCCGCGTCCGGCGCGAGCTGGACCGGGAGACCGGCCCGGCCGAGGTCCGCGGGCGTCGGGAGCGGCGCGGATTCGGCTCCCGCTTCCACTACTTCTCCCTGGTCGCCGCGATCCCGCTGACCGCGATCGCCGCGGGCCAGGGCGGGATCGCCGGGATGGTCGTGGTCTGGCTGGGGATCGTCGGCGTCAACGTCGCCCAGTCCTTCGGCGGCGACGGACGGCGGCCCGGGGAGCGGGGCGACGCCAGGGAGGAACGCGCCCGGCGCCGGGACGGCTGGGACTGACGGGCCCTCGGCCCGCCGGTCGCACCCCCGTCCCGGCGCCGTCACGGTGCTCAGGCCAGCGGGCCGGTGACCGTCTCGACGGCCGCGACCAGGCCGCCGGAGGCGACGAACTCCGCCGCCGCGTCCAGGTCGGGGGCGAGGAAGCGGTCGGTGCCCGGTCCGGCGACCCCGGCCGCGCGGGCCGCGGCGACGGCGGCGGCGGTCGCCGGCGCGAGCGGACCGTTGCCGGCCGCGACCCGGATGTCCAGCGCCCGGGCGGAGGCGGTCAGCTCGACGGCCAGGATCCGGGCCAGGTTGTCCACGGCGGCGCGCAGCTTGCGGGCGGCGGACCAGCCCATGGAGACGTGGTCCTCCTGCATCGCCGAGGAGGGGATCGAGTCCACCGAGGCCGGGACCGCGAGCCGCTTGTTCTCGCTGACCAGCGCGGCCTGGGTGTACTGGGCGATCATCAGGCCGGAGTCCAGGCCCGGGTCGTCGGCCAGGAACGGCGGCAGGCCGTGCGAGCGGTTCTTGTCGAGCAGCCGGTCGGTGCGGCGCTCGGCGATGGAGCCGAGGTCGGCGGCGGCGATGGCGAGGAAGTCGAGCACGTAGCCGACCGGCGCGCCGTGGAAGTTGCCGTTGGACTCGACCCGGCCGTCGGGCAGCACCACCGGGTTGTCGACGGCGGCGGCCAGCTCGCGGTCGGCGACCAGCTGGGCGTGCGAGAGAGTGTCCCGGCCGGCGCCGGCCACCTGCGGGGCGCAGCGGATCGAGTAGGCGTCCTGGACCCGCGGCGCGTCGTCCTGGTGGTGGCCGGTCAGCCCGGAGCCCTGGAGCACGGCGAGCATGTTGCCGGCGCTGGCGGCCTGGCCCGGGTGCGGGCGGATGGCGTGCAGCTCGGGCTGGAGCACCTTCTCGGTGCCGAGCAGGGCCTCCAGCGACATGGCGGCGGTGATGTCGGCCGTGGTGAACAGCCGGGAGAGGTCGGCGATGGCCATGACCAGCATGCCGAGCATGCCGTCGGTGCCGTTGATGAGGGCCAGGCCCTCCTTCTCGGCCAGTTCGACCGGGGCGATCCCGGCCTCGGCGAGCAGTTCGCCGGCCGGGCGGACCGCGCCGTCCGGGCCGTAGGCGACGCCCTCGCCCATCAGGGTGAGCGCGCAGTGCGACAGCGGCGCCAGGTCGCCCGAGCAGCCCAGCGAGCCGAACTCGTGCACGACCGGGGTGATCTGCGCGTTCAGGATCGCGGCCATGGTCTCGGCGACGACCGGGCGGACGCCGGTGCGGCCGGAGGCGAGGGTCTTCAGCCGGAGGAACATCAGTGCCCGGGTGACCTCGCGCTCGACCTGCGGGCCCATCCCGGCGGCGTGCGAGCGGACCAGCGAGCGCTGGAGCTGGGCCCGCAGCGGGCGGTCGATGTGGCGCACCGCGAGCGCGCCGAAGCCGGTCGAGACGCCGTAGACCGGGCGCGGCTCGGCGGCGAGCGCGTCGATCCGAGCCCGGGAACCCGCCATCTCGGCGAGGGCGTCCTCGGAGAGCTCGATCCGGGCGTTGCCGCGCGCAACCGCGATCACATCCGCCGGGGCGACATTGGCCTTGCCGACGACGACGGTCCCGCCGACCACGTTCTCATCCACCACGCTGTGCATATCCATATGCGTAATGAGAACAAATGAATGGCTCTATGACAACCGGCCTGGTGGATACGATGGACTGCACCCCGCCCGCACGCCGCTCAGCAGGGAGTCTCCCCCATGGCCCGGGTCACCGAACGCCGCCGCACCGTCCGTCTCCAGGGGCAGGAGCGCAGCGTCCGCCCGGACAGCCTCGCGGCCGAGGAGCCGCTGGAGATCCGGATCAACGGCTCCGCACTGACCGTCAGCATGCGCACCCCCGGGCACGACTTCGACCTGGTGGCCGGCTTCCTGGTGGCCGAGGGCCTGGTCGCCGGAGCGGAGGAGCTGACCGCCCTGCGCTACTGCGCGGGCGCCACCGACGAGGGCGTGAACACGTACAACGTGATCGACGCCGCGCTGCGCGACCGCGCCGCCGCCCCGGTCTCGCTCCACCGCAACCTGCTGACCTCCAGCGCCTGCGGCATCTGCGGCCGGGAGACGATCGAGTCGATCCGGGTCCGGGTCCCGCACGACCTCGCCGCCGACCCGCTGCGGATCACCCCGGACGTCCTCTACGGGCTGCCGGACACGCTCCGGGCCGCCCAGCGGGTCTTCGACTCCACCGGCGGCCTGCACGCCGCCGGGCTCTTCACCTCCGAGGGCGAACTGCTCTGCCTGCGCGAGGACGTGGGCCGGCACAACGCCGTCGACAAGGTCGTCGGCTGGGCGCTGCGGGAGAACCTGCTGCCGCTCACCGGCCATGTGCTGATGGTCAGCGGCCGGGCCTCGTTCGAGCTCACCCAGAAGGCCGCGATGGCCGGTCTGCCGCTGCTGGCCGCCGTCTCCGCGCCCTCCTCGCTGGCCGTGGACCTCGCCGAGGAGCTCGGGCTCACCCTGGTCGGGTTCCTGCGCAACCGCAGCGGCAACGTCTACACCGGCGCCGAGCGGATCACCGAGGCGCCCTGAGCCGCGGCTCAGGGCGGCGAGGCGGGGCCGGAGAGGGCGACCGCGACCGCCGCGCGCAGGGTCGGGCCCAGTGCCGAG
The Streptacidiphilus albus JL83 genome window above contains:
- a CDS encoding MurR/RpiR family transcriptional regulator codes for the protein MQSREPGRSPIIPGCGSSNAKGRVSVSEETPSAVGEGVTPGPSGRLLGLFDGHRLTPTQRRIAHCLVRNAADAPFLSSVEVAELAGVSQPSVTRFAVALGFDGYPALRRRLRELGPGDQVEPGVGQETAKDAVRNEQQQAVLAEIANLQHLAAVLADPEPVLQAARLLAASRPLPVLGLRAASAQAHGFAYFAAKVHPDVRLIDQGGSMALDQVEQAVQAGATALICFSLPRHPREVVDVLSAAKRAGLTVVTVAESVFAPVAELTDVMLPAAVGSSLVFDTACAPMMLGRVLLQAMCDELPESVARLEAFEQGAAARGLFVG
- the hutH gene encoding histidine ammonia-lyase yields the protein MDMHSVVDENVVGGTVVVGKANVAPADVIAVARGNARIELSEDALAEMAGSRARIDALAAEPRPVYGVSTGFGALAVRHIDRPLRAQLQRSLVRSHAAGMGPQVEREVTRALMFLRLKTLASGRTGVRPVVAETMAAILNAQITPVVHEFGSLGCSGDLAPLSHCALTLMGEGVAYGPDGAVRPAGELLAEAGIAPVELAEKEGLALINGTDGMLGMLVMAIADLSRLFTTADITAAMSLEALLGTEKVLQPELHAIRPHPGQAASAGNMLAVLQGSGLTGHHQDDAPRVQDAYSIRCAPQVAGAGRDTLSHAQLVADRELAAAVDNPVVLPDGRVESNGNFHGAPVGYVLDFLAIAAADLGSIAERRTDRLLDKNRSHGLPPFLADDPGLDSGLMIAQYTQAALVSENKRLAVPASVDSIPSSAMQEDHVSMGWSAARKLRAAVDNLARILAVELTASARALDIRVAAGNGPLAPATAAAVAAARAAGVAGPGTDRFLAPDLDAAAEFVASGGLVAAVETVTGPLA
- the fdhD gene encoding formate dehydrogenase accessory sulfurtransferase FdhD; this encodes MARVTERRRTVRLQGQERSVRPDSLAAEEPLEIRINGSALTVSMRTPGHDFDLVAGFLVAEGLVAGAEELTALRYCAGATDEGVNTYNVIDAALRDRAAAPVSLHRNLLTSSACGICGRETIESIRVRVPHDLAADPLRITPDVLYGLPDTLRAAQRVFDSTGGLHAAGLFTSEGELLCLREDVGRHNAVDKVVGWALRENLLPLTGHVLMVSGRASFELTQKAAMAGLPLLAAVSAPSSLAVDLAEELGLTLVGFLRNRSGNVYTGAERITEAP